From Verrucomicrobia bacterium S94, the proteins below share one genomic window:
- a CDS encoding 30S ribosomal protein S6--L-glutamate ligase, whose protein sequence is MKIALLSRNPKLYSTRRLKEAAEKRGHEVQIIDALRAYMNIASHHPTIHYKGEPLTGFDAVIPRIGASVTFYGAAVLRQFEMMGVYPLNESVAITRSRDKLRSLQLLSRKGIGLPVTGFASKPDDIKDMIKMVGGAPLVVKLLEGTQGIGVVLAETQKAAESVIEGFMGVKANILVQEYIKESEGADIRCFVIGGKVVASMQRKAAPGEFRSNLHRGGSSSLIKITPEERSTAVRAARIMGLNVAGVDLLRSNHGPVVMEVNSSPGLEGIEQVTGKDIAGQMIEYIEKNAKEGKTKTKGQG, encoded by the coding sequence ATGAAAATTGCCCTGCTGTCACGAAACCCGAAACTCTATTCCACCCGGCGACTCAAAGAGGCGGCGGAGAAAAGAGGCCATGAAGTGCAGATTATCGATGCGCTTCGCGCCTATATGAATATCGCCTCGCACCACCCGACCATTCACTACAAAGGCGAACCGCTTACCGGGTTTGATGCCGTAATTCCGCGTATCGGGGCTTCAGTAACCTTTTACGGAGCGGCCGTTCTGCGTCAGTTTGAAATGATGGGAGTTTATCCGCTGAACGAATCCGTGGCCATTACGCGTTCCCGTGATAAACTCCGCTCGCTCCAGCTGCTCTCCCGCAAAGGCATTGGCCTGCCGGTTACGGGATTTGCCAGCAAACCGGACGATATCAAGGATATGATCAAGATGGTCGGCGGCGCACCGCTGGTGGTCAAACTGCTGGAAGGCACGCAGGGCATCGGGGTGGTTCTGGCCGAAACACAGAAAGCGGCCGAAAGCGTCATTGAAGGCTTTATGGGCGTGAAAGCCAATATTCTGGTGCAGGAGTATATTAAGGAATCAGAAGGAGCGGATATCCGCTGTTTTGTAATCGGCGGAAAAGTGGTGGCCTCCATGCAACGCAAGGCTGCACCCGGCGAATTCCGCTCCAATCTTCACCGCGGCGGCAGTTCGTCGCTGATAAAAATCACACCGGAGGAGCGTTCAACCGCCGTCCGCGCCGCCCGGATTATGGGCCTCAACGTCGCCGGCGTGGACCTGCTGCGCTCCAACCACGGCCCGGTCGTAATGGAAGTCAATTCCAGTCCGGGACTCGAAGGTATTGAACAGGTAACCGGCAAGGATATTGCAGGACAGATGATCGAATATATCGAAAAGAACGCCAAAGAAGGAAAGACCAAAACCAAAGGACAGGGCTGA
- a CDS encoding succinylglutamate desuccinylase/aspartoacylase family protein yields the protein MTIGGQHIAAGTESSIQLPLPEFYTNTPASMTIHVIHGKTAGPCLMVTSCLHGDEINGIEIIRRLLGQKVLKRLKGTLILIPVVNVFGLVARSRYLPDRRDLNRSFPGSPKGSMAGRLAHVIMSELFPHCTHIIDLHTGAIDRENLPQIRATLNGDEKLMELAQAFNAPVILDAPLREGTFRQAAHSRGIPTLVYEAGEALRFDEISIRAGVAGILNVLSSLGMIRKRSPRKEHQSLLAKNSSWVRAPQSGIARSVIALGERVKSGDKLAYISGPLGELEEVVKSPASGIVIGRTRLPLVHEGEAIFHIATFARPAAAAESIENFQDAFDPDTDTEESDEPPLIS from the coding sequence ATGACCATCGGCGGACAGCATATTGCCGCCGGTACGGAATCATCGATCCAGCTTCCGCTGCCGGAATTCTACACCAACACGCCGGCATCGATGACGATCCATGTCATTCATGGAAAAACGGCTGGACCGTGTCTGATGGTGACCTCCTGCCTGCATGGCGATGAGATCAACGGCATTGAAATCATCCGCCGCCTGCTGGGGCAGAAAGTCCTCAAACGGCTGAAAGGTACCCTGATTCTTATTCCGGTGGTGAATGTATTCGGTCTGGTTGCACGCTCGCGCTATCTGCCTGACCGGCGCGACCTGAACCGCTCGTTTCCCGGATCGCCGAAAGGCTCCATGGCCGGCCGGCTCGCCCATGTTATCATGTCGGAACTTTTTCCCCACTGCACCCATATCATTGATCTACACACAGGGGCCATCGACCGCGAAAACCTGCCCCAGATCCGGGCTACACTCAATGGCGATGAAAAGCTTATGGAACTGGCACAGGCATTTAACGCTCCGGTCATTCTCGATGCTCCGCTCCGCGAGGGAACGTTTCGCCAGGCCGCGCACAGCCGCGGTATTCCCACGCTGGTTTATGAAGCCGGCGAAGCATTGCGTTTCGATGAAATCTCCATCCGTGCCGGGGTGGCAGGTATTCTGAACGTACTCAGCAGTCTCGGTATGATCCGTAAACGCTCTCCGCGTAAAGAACATCAATCCCTGCTGGCCAAAAACTCCTCGTGGGTGCGTGCACCCCAGAGCGGCATTGCCCGATCTGTAATTGCGCTCGGTGAACGGGTGAAAAGCGGCGATAAACTGGCCTACATCAGCGGACCGCTCGGCGAACTGGAGGAAGTCGTTAAAAGCCCGGCCTCGGGGATCGTGATCGGCCGCACCCGCCTTCCTCTGGTACACGAGGGCGAAGCGATTTTCCACATCGCCACCTTTGCTCGGCCGGCGGCAGCTGCGGAATCCATCGAAAACTTTCAGGATGCTTTTGATCCGGATACGGATACCGAGGAAAGCGACGAACCCCCTTTAATCAGCTGA
- a CDS encoding DUF21 domain-containing protein, with protein MTSDILTWTGILVLIIQSGVFSGLNLAMFGLSALRLQAMADTGNRKAAGLFALRQDSNFLLTTILWGNVSTNVLLALLSDSVMAGVAGFFFSTVIITLCGEIMPQAYFSRHALQVATLLSPLLKIYQILLYPVARPTAWLLDKWLGKEGINYLPEEELMAVLKQHMKSPESDVGHIEGRGAVNFLALDDLLVTEEGEPIDPRSILALPMKHHRPVFPAYTPDSRDPFLKKIQSSGKRWVVLTDPHGNPAYTLDCASFMSAALFSHQAVDPMEHCHRPVMVYERRTRLSQILGRLETAPGDDNIRQDVILLWSAREKRIITGSDLFGYLMRGIVRQTGSD; from the coding sequence ATGACCTCTGATATATTAACGTGGACCGGTATTCTTGTTCTGATCATTCAATCCGGTGTTTTTTCGGGACTGAATCTTGCGATGTTCGGACTCAGCGCCCTTCGGCTGCAGGCTATGGCGGATACGGGGAACCGGAAAGCTGCCGGACTTTTTGCCCTGCGGCAGGATTCGAACTTTCTGCTGACGACCATTCTCTGGGGCAATGTGTCCACCAATGTATTGCTGGCTTTGCTGTCGGATTCCGTTATGGCCGGTGTTGCCGGCTTTTTCTTTTCCACGGTCATCATCACCCTGTGCGGGGAAATCATGCCGCAGGCCTATTTTTCCCGCCACGCCCTTCAGGTTGCCACGCTGCTTTCCCCGCTGCTGAAAATCTACCAGATCCTCCTCTATCCCGTAGCCAGACCGACGGCATGGCTGCTGGATAAATGGCTCGGGAAAGAGGGTATCAACTATCTTCCGGAAGAGGAACTGATGGCGGTGCTCAAACAGCATATGAAATCACCGGAATCCGATGTCGGCCATATTGAAGGGCGGGGTGCGGTAAATTTCCTGGCACTGGATGATCTGCTGGTTACCGAAGAAGGGGAGCCGATTGATCCCCGCAGCATCCTGGCACTGCCGATGAAACATCACCGGCCGGTTTTCCCGGCCTACACGCCCGATTCGCGGGATCCTTTTCTGAAAAAAATCCAGTCTTCGGGAAAACGATGGGTTGTTCTGACAGACCCGCACGGCAACCCGGCATACACCCTGGACTGTGCTTCATTTATGTCCGCCGCCCTCTTCAGCCATCAGGCGGTCGATCCGATGGAACACTGCCACCGGCCGGTGATGGTGTACGAACGCCGCACCCGGCTTTCACAGATTCTCGGCCGGCTGGAAACCGCTCCCGGCGACGACAACATCAGGCAGGATGTCATTCTCCTTTGGAGTGCCCGGGAAAAACGGATCATCACCGGATCCGATCTGTTCGGTTATCTGATGCGGGGCATTGTCCGGCAGACCGGGTCAGACTGA
- the corA gene encoding magnesium/cobalt transporter CorA, with the protein MNKLLKVADRQLKRLFITISDKKDTPPGTMMYTGEQTAEPLRISVLDYSAEKFCEEDDAAAASCFALKETDTVSWINITGLNNTDVIGRIGAEFGIHPLVLEDILHTTQRPKLEDMGDYLFLVVRMLFVEPESGDIHSEQISFILTENCLISFQERAGDVFDAVRDRLRKGHGRIRKMGADYLLYALMDAIVDNYFMILEKTGEQIESIEQALMENPNSFLLNELYAQKRELLYIRKAVWPLREAVSALERGESKLLNAKISAYLRDLYDHTIQVIDTVETFRDMLSGVQDLYLSSMGQKTNQVMQVLTIIATIFIPLTFVAGIYGMNFEHMPELGWKYSYPVFWVVMVALVLGMLAVFRRMKWF; encoded by the coding sequence ATGAATAAACTGCTCAAAGTCGCAGACCGGCAGCTTAAACGGCTGTTTATTACGATCTCCGATAAGAAGGATACACCGCCGGGCACCATGATGTATACCGGGGAGCAGACGGCCGAACCCCTGCGTATTTCCGTGCTGGATTATTCGGCCGAAAAGTTCTGTGAGGAGGATGATGCGGCTGCAGCGTCGTGTTTTGCACTCAAGGAGACTGACACCGTTTCGTGGATTAATATAACCGGGCTCAATAATACTGATGTGATCGGTCGTATCGGGGCGGAGTTCGGCATCCATCCGCTGGTGCTGGAGGATATTCTGCACACGACGCAGCGCCCGAAACTGGAAGATATGGGCGACTATCTTTTTCTGGTGGTGCGTATGCTTTTTGTGGAACCGGAGAGCGGTGATATTCATTCGGAGCAGATCAGTTTTATTCTGACGGAAAACTGCCTGATTTCATTTCAGGAACGGGCCGGCGATGTGTTTGATGCGGTGCGTGACCGCTTACGGAAAGGGCATGGGCGTATTCGGAAAATGGGGGCTGACTATCTGTTGTATGCCCTGATGGATGCGATCGTGGATAATTATTTCATGATTCTTGAAAAAACCGGAGAGCAGATCGAAAGCATCGAACAGGCGCTGATGGAGAATCCGAACAGTTTTCTGCTGAATGAGCTCTATGCCCAGAAACGGGAACTGCTGTATATCCGCAAGGCGGTTTGGCCTTTGCGCGAGGCGGTCAGCGCTCTGGAACGGGGCGAGAGCAAACTGCTGAATGCTAAAATCTCGGCCTATCTGCGCGATCTGTATGACCACACTATTCAGGTCATTGATACCGTTGAAACCTTCCGCGATATGCTTAGCGGGGTGCAGGATCTTTATTTGTCGAGCATGGGGCAGAAAACCAATCAGGTCATGCAGGTATTGACCATTATTGCCACCATCTTTATTCCGCTTACTTTTGTGGCGGGCATTTACGGCATGAACTTTGAACATATGCCGGAGCTTGGCTGGAAATACAGCTATCCCGTTTTCTGGGTGGTTATGGTTGCGCTGGTTCTGGGCATGCTGGCGGTTTTCCGCCGGATGAAATGGTTTTAA
- a CDS encoding mechanosensitive ion channel family protein encodes MTAYLHSWFDQYRGTVIYCVLLLGFGLPFLRLFSYLIRKGLRKKVSEQSIMLASKGVLYLGTALLIIMVLQKAGVQLGTLLGAAGIAGVAIGFASQTSLSNLISGLFLIWEKPFAVGDVLHAGSDHGTVHSIDLLSVQLRTFNNQLIRIPNETLIKSSFTNVTRFPIRRMDIPIGVAYKEDVDHVVNVLKEVATANPYCLDEPEPLIIFKGFGDSALEFQFGPWFAKTDYIALRNSLMKEIKKRFDEEKIEIPFPHRTLYAGEVTKPFPVHVVPVPDARGAAEPAGGKNE; translated from the coding sequence ATGACGGCGTATCTACACAGCTGGTTCGACCAGTATCGGGGAACGGTTATCTACTGCGTGCTGCTGCTGGGATTCGGGCTGCCGTTTCTGCGGCTGTTCAGTTATCTGATTCGTAAAGGTCTGCGCAAAAAAGTCAGCGAACAATCGATCATGCTGGCCAGTAAAGGGGTGCTTTATCTGGGCACGGCACTACTCATCATTATGGTGTTGCAGAAAGCGGGCGTTCAGCTCGGGACACTGCTGGGGGCGGCCGGAATTGCCGGTGTGGCGATCGGTTTCGCTTCGCAGACCAGCTTGTCGAATCTGATCAGCGGCCTTTTCCTGATTTGGGAAAAACCGTTTGCGGTCGGCGATGTTCTGCATGCCGGTTCCGATCACGGTACGGTTCATTCCATTGATCTGCTGTCTGTTCAATTACGCACGTTTAATAATCAGCTGATCCGGATTCCGAATGAAACGCTGATCAAATCATCGTTCACTAATGTGACACGCTTTCCTATCCGCCGGATGGATATCCCGATCGGGGTGGCTTATAAAGAGGATGTGGACCATGTGGTGAATGTGCTCAAAGAGGTTGCAACGGCCAACCCCTACTGTCTGGATGAGCCCGAGCCGCTGATTATATTCAAGGGCTTCGGCGATTCCGCTCTGGAATTCCAGTTTGGGCCCTGGTTTGCGAAAACGGATTATATCGCATTGCGTAACAGTCTGATGAAAGAGATCAAAAAACGGTTCGATGAAGAGAAAATCGAGATTCCGTTCCCGCACCGTACGCTGTATGCCGGTGAAGTCACAAAGCCGTTTCCCGTACATGTAGTACCGGTTCCAGACGCACGGGGTGCGGCTGAGCCGGCAGGAGGAAAAAATGAATAA
- a CDS encoding ATP-dependent 6-phosphofructokinase gives MDTRISKFENINHSSPLRYAGCDSTAEIRYRSDTDAVRIFPCITDDHNDAESAFERAGPRALISGAPEKMTAAILTCGGLCPGLNDVIRGLVMSLSHHYGVPRILGIRYGYAGLTDAGLPPEELTPDSVDEIHRDGGTMLGTSRGAQKVGEMADWILEQGISQLFVIGGDGTQRGALELSQELLRRDEPVSVIGIPKTIDNDIMWVDQSFGYDTAVEIAARVISDAHVEARSTERGVGIVKVMGRDSGFIAAGAAIASLEANVVLVPEVEFDFDGPNGLLAYLEERLERKDHAVIVVAEGAGQRHFKQQGREDKDASGNVLHHDIGELLCERIQQHFQALEKPVKLKYLDPGYSVRSAPACATDRIYCTRLAHAAVHAAMAGRTGMMVSRWSGHYVHVPLELVTKGRRKINPAGSLWRTVLEATGQPCLQYDAGEN, from the coding sequence ATGGATACCCGTATTTCAAAATTTGAAAATATTAATCATTCTTCGCCGCTGCGTTATGCCGGCTGCGATTCTACTGCGGAGATCAGATATCGGTCTGATACCGATGCGGTCCGGATCTTCCCCTGTATTACAGACGACCATAATGATGCTGAAAGTGCATTCGAACGGGCCGGACCGCGCGCGCTGATTTCGGGTGCGCCTGAAAAGATGACGGCTGCGATTCTGACCTGCGGCGGGCTGTGCCCCGGGCTGAATGATGTGATTCGCGGTCTGGTGATGAGTCTGAGTCATCATTACGGGGTGCCCCGTATTCTCGGTATTCGTTATGGATATGCAGGACTGACGGATGCGGGTCTTCCGCCAGAGGAATTAACGCCGGATTCGGTGGATGAAATCCACCGCGACGGCGGAACGATGCTGGGCACCAGCCGCGGTGCTCAGAAGGTCGGCGAAATGGCGGACTGGATTCTGGAACAGGGGATTTCGCAGTTGTTTGTGATTGGCGGCGACGGCACTCAGCGCGGGGCACTTGAATTAAGTCAGGAATTGCTGCGTCGGGACGAGCCGGTCAGTGTGATCGGTATTCCGAAAACCATTGATAATGACATTATGTGGGTGGACCAGTCGTTCGGATACGACACGGCGGTAGAAATTGCTGCGCGCGTGATTTCGGACGCGCATGTCGAAGCGCGGTCAACGGAACGCGGTGTGGGGATTGTGAAAGTGATGGGGCGCGATAGCGGATTTATTGCTGCCGGTGCGGCGATTGCCTCGCTGGAGGCGAATGTGGTGCTGGTGCCGGAGGTGGAGTTTGATTTTGATGGACCGAACGGGTTGCTGGCTTATCTGGAGGAGCGGCTGGAGCGTAAGGATCATGCCGTGATTGTAGTGGCCGAGGGTGCCGGGCAGCGGCACTTTAAACAGCAGGGTCGGGAGGATAAGGACGCCAGCGGAAATGTGCTGCACCATGATATCGGAGAGTTGTTGTGTGAGCGGATTCAGCAGCATTTTCAGGCGTTGGAAAAACCGGTGAAACTGAAATATCTGGATCCCGGTTATTCGGTACGCTCCGCGCCCGCGTGTGCGACGGACCGGATTTACTGCACGCGACTGGCCCATGCGGCGGTGCATGCGGCGATGGCCGGGCGGACCGGGATGATGGTCAGCCGCTGGAGCGGGCATTATGTGCATGTTCCGCTGGAGCTGGTAACGAAAGGAAGGCGTAAAATCAATCCGGCCGGCAGTCTCTGGCGGACGGTGCTCGAAGCCACGGGGCAGCCTTGTCTGCAGTATGATGCGGGAGAAAACTGA
- a CDS encoding mechanosensitive ion channel family protein produces the protein MQSLACVESAQAAYCGKYGKQIMIEQIAAFWKLSPQTTERILYSAAAFIFLFLLKEITGRVMNRNVEDDKRRYHARKLIAYIHTGVVFLVIGSIWFRGMTSLGTFLGLMSAGLAVALHDPISNIAGFFFIEARKPFRVGDRVEIDGTQGDVIDIRLFQFSIVEVGNWVDADQSTGRIIHVPNNLALRKPLANSHTGFEYIWNEIPVLITFESDWKKAKALLLKIGRENTEFLSLGAQAQIRKAAQKYLIIAGKLTPTVYTDVKDSGVCLTIRYLVNPRQRRGTEQKIWEEILDAFAENSDIWLAYPTIRYYSAPAASSLNDPNQEKL, from the coding sequence ATGCAATCCCTTGCTTGCGTGGAAAGTGCCCAGGCCGCATACTGCGGAAAATACGGAAAGCAGATCATGATTGAGCAGATTGCAGCATTCTGGAAGCTGTCACCTCAGACCACCGAGCGGATACTCTATTCGGCGGCGGCGTTCATTTTTCTTTTTCTGCTCAAAGAGATCACCGGACGTGTAATGAACCGTAATGTCGAAGATGATAAACGGCGTTATCATGCCCGTAAGTTGATAGCCTATATCCATACTGGGGTGGTTTTTCTGGTGATCGGGTCGATCTGGTTTCGCGGGATGACCTCACTGGGCACGTTTCTCGGTCTGATGTCCGCCGGTCTGGCGGTGGCACTGCATGATCCGATTTCCAATATTGCCGGGTTCTTTTTTATCGAGGCGCGCAAGCCGTTCCGGGTGGGCGATCGGGTGGAAATTGACGGTACACAGGGGGATGTTATTGATATCCGACTGTTTCAGTTCAGCATTGTGGAAGTGGGCAACTGGGTGGATGCCGATCAGAGTACCGGACGGATTATTCATGTCCCGAATAATCTGGCACTGCGGAAACCGCTGGCGAATTCGCATACGGGATTTGAATATATCTGGAATGAAATTCCTGTATTGATCACGTTCGAAAGCGATTGGAAAAAGGCGAAAGCACTGTTGTTGAAAATCGGCCGGGAAAATACCGAGTTTCTTTCCCTGGGGGCGCAGGCTCAGATCCGCAAGGCGGCGCAGAAATATCTTATTATTGCCGGGAAGCTGACACCAACGGTGTATACGGATGTTAAAGACTCTGGAGTCTGTTTAACCATTCGCTATCTGGTGAACCCGCGCCAGCGCCGGGGCACGGAACAGAAAATCTGGGAGGAGATTCTCGATGCGTTTGCCGAAAACTCCGATATCTGGCTGGCCTACCCGACGATCCGTTATTATTCAGCCCCGGCCGCGTCTTCGCTCAATGACCCGAATCAGGAGAAGCTGTGA
- a CDS encoding methyltransferase domain-containing protein — MIGQRFSAAAETYDRHARPQQTLAQSVVSMLPERRPKRILELGPGTGQLTRLLINRFPEVPIDAVDIAEKMIEHSRARFSRYPQINWIIGDAQNFRGSDPYPLIVSSSALHWVSNLRETFENIFQNLEPGGIFLLGMMLKGTLRELHELRREIAPEKTPDLTLPSYETIQTALKDSGFTLKHRKHAEEEIIYKDARTFLRAIHEQGVTGGRVSTANIPLTRSEISRLTTVYQNRYASDGGVCATYETAIFLLTK; from the coding sequence ATGATAGGACAACGATTTTCAGCTGCAGCAGAAACCTACGACCGCCACGCCCGGCCCCAACAGACCCTGGCACAGTCGGTGGTGTCCATGCTGCCGGAAAGGCGTCCGAAGCGGATACTGGAACTCGGCCCCGGCACCGGTCAGCTCACCCGTCTGCTCATCAACCGGTTTCCCGAGGTACCGATTGATGCCGTAGACATAGCCGAAAAAATGATCGAGCATAGCCGGGCCCGATTTTCCCGCTATCCGCAGATCAACTGGATCATCGGCGATGCCCAGAATTTCCGGGGCTCCGATCCTTATCCTCTGATTGTTTCCAGTTCGGCCCTGCACTGGGTTTCCAATCTGCGGGAAACCTTTGAAAATATTTTCCAAAATCTCGAACCCGGCGGAATATTCCTGCTGGGGATGATGCTCAAAGGGACCCTCAGAGAACTTCATGAACTGCGGCGGGAAATCGCGCCGGAAAAAACACCGGATCTTACTCTACCCAGCTATGAAACCATTCAAACAGCCCTGAAGGACTCCGGCTTCACGCTTAAGCACCGGAAACATGCCGAAGAAGAGATCATCTATAAAGATGCCCGCACATTCCTCCGTGCCATTCATGAACAGGGTGTAACCGGCGGCAGAGTCAGTACCGCTAACATACCGCTCACCCGTTCGGAAATCAGCCGCCTCACGACAGTCTATCAGAACCGGTATGCCTCCGATGGCGGGGTCTGCGCCACCTACGAAACCGCCATCTTCCTGCTCACAAAATAA